In Alphaproteobacteria bacterium HT1-32, the sequence ACAGACACTCCCCTTCCGGACGGCTGGGAACTTAAATTCCAGCGGTCCAAGGCCAAGATTATCGGGTTCCTCGAATCGAAAAGCCGGGTTTATCGTTACTATCCGGAGAGCGATACGAGTGTGCCGGCCCGCTATGCGCAGGCAATTGCCGACTATCGTCGTAACGAGCTTGATACGGCTGTTCCGAAAATTGATGCGCTGATCGCTGAATATCCGTCAGATCCGTATTTCTGGGAACTGAAGGGCCAGATGCTGCTGGAACATGGCAAGATCATGCCATCGGTGGAAGCCCTGCGAAAAGCAGCCAGTCTGGCACCGGAGGCGATTCCGATTCGCGCCATGCTGGCACAGGGGTTGGTCGAGACAGGCAATCCCGCCTTGCTGGAAGAGGCTGTTGAAAATCTCAAGGCGCTGATCGTGGATGACCCGGGCAGTGCGGCTGCCTGGCGTCTGCTGGCGATTTCCTATGCCCGGCTGGGCAACGACGGGGCAAGCAGACTGGCATCGGCTGAACTGGCCCTTCTGCAGCGGGATGTTCCGGCAGCAAAACTCCACGCCAATGCTGCACTCAAGTTTTATGATAAGGGCACGCCAAGCTGGTTACGCGCCCAGGATATTCTGAATGCGGCTGACCTCAAGTAACCGCAGTCTGCGCCACATTGCGATCTGTGTCGGGCTGGTGACGTTGCTGGCGGCCTGTGATTCAGGTATCCGGCAATATGCGGCCTCGCCGGAAGGCGACATTGATTTTCTGACAGAAGATGCTGCCGGCCGGTTTGTTGCCGGAGCGGAAGTGCGCAGGCGTTCCGGGTTTTTCGATTCCGGTCTGGAAGGAATTTCCTTCGTACGGGTTGACGGAAAACCGGCAGTCAAGCTGTCGACACCGGGCAATGGCGGCGTGATTGGCCTGCTGACCAACCAGCCGTTGCTGGCAACACCCTATGCCGCATGGCAATGGCATCTGACATCTGGCCTTACCGAAGCGGACTGGCTGGCGATGCGCAGTCTCGGCGAAACTGATCATCCGGCGCGGGTGCTGGTCGGCTTTCGGCTGAATGGGTCTGGCTCGAATATCAGTCCCGGTTATCTGGGTGACGAGCTTCCCCCCCATGACCGGGCCATCACAATTGTGTGGTCAACACTGTCATCGCCGCCCGGCCGGATTGACCGTCGTGGGCCTTATGGCCGTCTGACATTGCGTCAGGGAGTTGGTCAGTTTGGTGAGTGGCAGGAAGAAAATATAGATTTATCAAAGATTTATGGAGAGATATGGCCTGAGGATAACTTGTCACAGGTCAATATTGCCTTTCTGGCGGTAGCCACGAGAGCGTCAAACCTGACGACCGAATCCGTGATCGATGGCCTGCGGGTTTATCGTTAGTCGGGCCTTGCCGCTCCGGTGACCCTCCACCAGAATAAGGCAACTTGATATTTGCAGGGACATTCTCATGATTTTTCGACCTGGCCTGATGGCCGCGATGCTTTTCACGCTGGTTTCGGTTTCACCGTTCAGTCTGGCGCAGGCTGACACGCTGACCGATGATCAGCGCAAGGAAATAGAATCGCTGGTTGAGAAGTATATTCTGGATAACCCGGGCATTGTCATGCGTGCGATCGAGAAGCTTCGCGAACAGCAGCGCCAGGCTGAAGAACAGCAGCGCATGAGCGCAATTTCCGGCAGCGGAAATGACCTTCGTTCGGATCCGATTACGCCGCCGGGCGGCAATCCGGATGGTGAGGTAACGGTTGTTGAATTCTTCGACTACAATTGCGGTTATTGTAAGCGTGTGTCACCGACCGTTGCTGCCCTGATTGAAGGCAACAGGGATGTGAAGGTGATCTACAAGGAATTTCCGATTCTGGGTGATGCCTCGATTGAAGCGGCAAAGGGAGCCATGGCGGCTGTCCGGCAGGGTAAATACCATGAAATGCATGAGGGCCTGATGAATCATCGTGGCCGGGTAACCGCAGCAACCGTGATGTCGGTCGCGAAAGCTCTGGGACTGGATACCGAGCAGCTTGACCGGGACATGAAGGACCCTGAAATACAGAGTGCCATTGAACGTAATTATGCCCTGGCCCAGAATCTCGGCATTACCGGAACACCGGCTTTTGTCATCGGCAACAAGCTGGTCCCCGGTGCCGCAAGCCTTGAGACACTGGAAGAACTCGTAAAGGAAGTCCGCAAGGGAAGCTGACCGCCAGCGGCAGGTTTTCTGTTGTCCCGGTGGGGAAGTCACGCCGCCGGAGACAACACTTCCCTCGTTCGGAAACAGGGGGTAATGCTGATCTCCGGCGGCGTTATGATCAGATGTAGTATGCCCGCAACGGCGGGAAGCCATTGAAGTTTACGGCCGAGTAACTGGTCGTATAGGCACCGGTGCTCAGCAACTGGATATGGTCACCGACTTCGAGTGCCTTCGGCAGGCGATAGCCACATTTCTCGTACATGATATCTGCACCGTCACAGGTTGGGCCTGCAATTGCGACGAGCCCGTCCGGTTTACCGTCATGCGGGGTGCGGATTCTGTATTTGATCGCTTCGCCCATGGTTTCTGCAAGTCCGCCGAACAGGCCGATATCCAGATAAACCCAGCGGGTTTCGTCCTCGTAGCTTTTGGTCGAGATCAGGACGACTTCACTGTCGATCAGCCCGGCGTCGCCCGGTATGGAGCGGCCCGGTTCAACAATGATATGCGGCAGATCATTACCGAAATGATTGGTCATCGCGGCCATGATGGCGTGGGCATAATCATCAATCGTCGGGATGGCAGTCCGGTATTGCGCCGGGAAACCGCCGCCCAGATTGACCATTTTCAGGTTGATGCCTGCTTCACGCAGACCGGTAAAGACCATTGCGGTCTTGCCGATAGCGATGTCCCACTGGCTGAGGTCGGTTTGCTGGCTGCCGATATGGAAGCTGATTCCATAGGGCTCAAGGCCAAGATCCCGGGCTTTCACCATCAGGTCTTTTGCCATATCGGTTTCGCATCCGAACTTGCGGGAAAGCGGCCAGTCGGCCCCCTGATTCGAAATCAGCAGGCGGCAGAAAACCCGTGAACCCGGTGCATGTTCGGCCAGCTTCAGCAATTCAGCTTCACTGTCGAAAGCGAACAGGCGGACACCACGATCATAAGCCCGGGCGATATCCCGCGCTTTCTTGATCGTGTTACCATAGGAAATGTTTTCCGGCAGGGCACCAGCGGCAAGGCAGCTGTCAATTTCATGAATGCTTGCCGTATCAAAGCAGGACCCCAGCGCAATCAGGCGCTGCAAAATGGGTTCTGCCGGATTCGCTTTTACGGCATAGAAAATTTGTGCGACCGGCAATGCGTCACGCAATCCGACATAGTTTGCCTCGACCACGTCGAGATCAACTACCAGGAATGGTGTTGCGGGTTTTTCGTTCTTCAGGAAGTCTTCAATCTTCGGTGTCATCGCAATTCTCCCAGTTACATCCGAGAAAGAATTGCGTCGTTACGTAAACACACCGGTAATCCCGGAGGCCAGAGGCACGTGCGCAGAATTTAGAGCGGCGGAAACTATCTAAGGTCGTGTTACGATGCAATGGATTTCTCCAGATTTTTTTGTTTGTCGCTGATTTGAAATACTCCGTTTATGTGACAGCGTTGCGATACAGGGGGAAGTGGGTTAACCAGTCTCACTAATCAAGACTAAGGATGATGGTCGTGCCACGGGTACTTGTTCTGAACGGACCTAATCTGAACCTGCTCGGACTTCGCGAGCCCGGGATCTATGGCGGTAAATCGCTGCCGGATATCGAGGCCGATTGCCGGGCGCATGGCAGAAAGGTCGGGCTTGATATCGACTTTCGTCAAACGAATCACGAAGGTGTTCTGGTTGACTGGTTGCAGGAACTGGCGGGCGACAAGGACGGTGCGGTGCTGAATGCCGGCGCTTACACGCATACGTCGGTTGCGATCCATGATGCGATTCGTGCCGTGGCGAAGCCGGTTATCGAAGTACATATATCGAATGTACATGCGCGAGAGACATTTCGCCATCACAGCTATATATCTGGTGCGTCGGCAGGCGTACTCGCCGGGTTCGGACCCTTCGGCTACATCATGGCACTCGACGCCATGGCACATATCCTTCTAACGGGGACAAAGACAGCGTCAGCATGAGTAAAAAAGATATCAATGAAGAAGCCATTCATCGCCTTGCAGCGTTGCTGGATGAGCATGAACTGACCGAAATCGAATACGAGGACGAGGATTTCTCGATCAAGGTTCGTCGGGAGCCTGCACCGGTTATTGCTGGTGGCATGCATGCCCAGCCAGCCACCTATGCAGCACCGGTGCAGATGCCTTCTGACCCTGCAGCGCCTGTGAAGGCTGCTCCGGCAGGGGATCCGGTATCGTCGCCAATGGTCGGTGTGATCTATCGCCGGGCAGAACCGGGAGCACCGGAATTCTGCAAGGTTGGCGACCAGGTGTCAGAAGGTGACACGCTGTTCCTGATCGAAGCGATGAAGACCTTTAACCCGGTTCGTGCACCGCGCAGCGGCAAAGTCGTCAGCATTCTTGTCGATGATGGCTCCGCGGTCGAGTTCGGCGAACTTCTGCTGACCCTCGAATGATCCGGGCCTGAGCATGTTCGATAAGGTCCTCATTGCGAATCGTGGCGAGATCGCACTTCGTATCCTGCGTGCCTGTAAGGAAATGGGCATCCGAACCGTCGCTGTTCATTCGACAGCTGACTCGACGGCGATGCATGTGCGTCTGGCTGATGAAGCGGTCTGTATTGGTCCGCCTGCCGCAAAACTCAGCTATCTGAACATGCCGGCAATTCTGACGGCGGCCATGGTGACAGGGGCTGATGCCATTCATCCCGGTTACGGGTTCCTGTCGGAAAACGCCGATTTTGCACAGATGGTCGAAGATCACGGCATTGCCTTCATCGGGCCGACTGCTGAACATATCCGCCGGATGGGTGACAAGGTTGAGGCCAAGAAAACAGCGGAAGCTCTCGGTATTCCGGTGGTGCCGGGGTCGCCCGGCGAAGTGACCTCGGTTGAGGAAGCGGAACGTCTTGGGGCTGAAATGGGCTATCCCGTTCTGGTCAAGGCGGCAGCTGGTGGTGGCGGCCGCGGTATGAAAGTGGTGCCCAACGCCAGCGAGATGGCGAGTGCCTTCCAGACCACCCGTAAAGAAGCAGAAGCCGCCTTTGGCAGCGCCGCCGTCTATATCGAAAAATTCCTCGGTCAGCCGCGGCATATCGAAATTCAGGTATTGTGTGACCATCACGGCAATGCGGTGCATCTGGGTGAGCGCGACTGTTCACTTCAGCGTCGTCACCAGAAGGTGCTGGAAGAGGCGCCTTCACCGGCCCTCAATGCAGAGCAGAGAGCCAGAATCGGCGATACGGTTGCCGCGGCGATGCGAAAGATGGGTTATCGCGGTGTCGGCACAATCGAATTTCTGTACGAGAACGGCGAGTTCTTCTTTATCGAGATGAACACCCGTTTGCAGGTTGAGCATCCGGTAACCGAAGCCGTGACCGGGCTTGATCTGGTGCGCGAGCAGATTCGCGTCGCGACCGGTGCTCCGCTTGGCTACACTCAGGCTGATATCGTCATTCAGGGCCATGCCATTGAATGCCGGATCAATGCTGAGAATCCCGATACCTTTGCCCCGTCACCGGGAACCATCGGCGAATATCACGCGCCGGGTGGCCTTGGCGTTCGTGTCGATTCGGGTATCTATTCCGGTTATTCGATCCCGCCGCATTATGACAGCATGGTGGCGAAGCTTATCGTTTCCGGTCGGACGCGAAATGAATGCCTGATGCGGTTGCGGCGCTCGCTTGACGAGTATGTGATCGGCGGTATCCAGACAACGATACCCCTGCATCAGCGTCTTGTGCAAAATCCCGACTTCCAGAATGGCGAATATGATATTCGCTGGCTGGAGCATTTTGTCGGGCTGTCAGCCTCACTCGGCTGAGGAATCCCGTGTCATTGCTGTAACAGGGAGCACGCCGGTCTGGCGTGACATGAGGCATGTTCCGTTCCTTTTTTCTGGACCGTCGCTGGGCATTGTGGTCCTGGATTGGTGGGGCCGTGATCATCTTTGTGACCTGGTACAAGGTCGAACTGGATGTGGAGATCAACGAATGGTTCGGCAGTTTCTATGACATCATTCAGAAAGCACTGGGAACACCCGGCGCCATCACGGCAGGAGAATATTATCTTCAGCTCGCCACCTTCGGAAAAATTGCCGGGCTCTATATTCTGATTGCAGTGCTGATCGAATTCTTCACGAAGCACTGGATCTTCCGCTGGCGAACAGCGATGAACAATTTCTACATGTCGCACTGGCAGTATCTTCGTCATATCGAAGGGGCCTCACAGCGCGTGCAGGAAGATACGATGCGTTTCGCCCGGATCATGGAAGGGCTGGGCATCAGTTTTGTCCGCAGCATCCTGACCCTGATCGCTTTCCTGCCGATTCTGTGGGAACTGTCAAAGAAAGTCACTGAACTGCCGGTTATCGGGCATGTCGATCATGCGCTGATCTATGTCGCCATCCTGTTCGCTATTGGCGGCACTGTGCTGCTGGCGGTTGTCGGGGTGAAGCTGCCGGGGCTGGAATTCAACAACCAGAAAGTCGAGGCCGCATATCGCAAGGAACTGGTATTTGGCGAGGACAATGCGGAACGCGCAGATCCGCCAACGGTCCGGGACTTGTTCGGAAATGTCAGGAAAAACTATTTCCGGCTGTTCTTTCACTACATGTATTTCGATGTCGCAAAATGGTCCTACCTGCAATTCGGCGTTCTGGTGCCTTATGTTGCACTTGGCCCGACCATCATTGCCGGGGCTTTTACCCTCGGGGTGATGCAGCAGATCATCCGGGCATTCGGCCGCGTCGAATCATCTTTCCAGTTTCTGGTGAACAGCTGGACGACGATTGTTGAACTGCTGTCCGTCTACAAGCGCCTGCGTGCCTTTGAAGCGGAAATCAACGCAGGCGTTCGTGCTGACCCGGCCTATATGGACGCCGACTGATATTTGGTCGCAGATATCAGCCAAAGACCCGGCTGGCGAATTCCGGATAGGTTTCCGCGATTTCATCGGCAACCTGTCCGCGCAGCAGGCTCAGGCTGTCGTTATCCGGCAGGGAGGTAGGAGGCACATCTTTGCCGTGATCGAAGGTGAAACCGGTGGCTTCCCGGATACTGTCGATGCTTTCTCCCTCATGCAGGCTGGCAAGCCGGAAGCGGCGCTCTGTCTTGTCGAAGTTGAAGACACAGCGGCCGGTGACCAGCGCATAGGGGCCGCCGGTCCGGTAAGTGCCGGATTCGCTGACGCCGGGGGCAGAAATGAAGTCGACCTTTGGAACGAAAACCCGGGGGGTATGTTCCTCGCGGAACAGGATGACCCGCGGAATCAGGAAATACAGATAGGTTGATCCGAACGAGCCGTTCCAGCGCACATCAAGCGACGGATAATCACCGACCCCGACAAGGTTGATATTGGCTTCCCCGTCAATCTGGCCGCCTGAGAGGAAAAAAGCGTCGATGCGACCCTGTGCGGCGCAATCGAACAGTTCCTTGCCGCCATCAGTGAAGGGGTTGTGGGTCTGACTGCCAAGCAGGCTGACGCGCAACCGGCCTTTTGACCGGGCGCGGGCCAGCAGGGCTGCGGCCCCCGGTATCGGCGACAGGGCGCCAACGGCAACATGGTTGAGATCCTGCAGCATATCGGCAATGACCGAGATCAGCAGCTCTTCGCGGCGAATCTCACTCATGCGGCTGCCGGTGCGGTCAGAATATGTTGCTGCATGTAATCTGCGAATCCGTCTTCGGTACGGGCCATTGCTGCATAATCAGCGAGATGCGTATGATCCGGCGGATAACATCCGGGCAGGCCAACCGGCCAGGCACCGTTTCGCGCCTCGGCAATGCCGGTGATATAGAGGCCCGGGATGGTGCCTGCCGCAATGACCGGGTCGGCAAGCAGGTCTTCGTCGACAATTTCCTCAACCGTCACAAGGGTCTGGCGAGCGGCATGTGCCATCAGCATGAGTTCCCGCCGGACACCGATCCAGACATTGCCGCGCTTGTCTGCCTTCGCCGCGTGGAAAAGGGCGACATCGGGCTGGATGGCGGGCAGGGCGACCAGCTTGTCATCCACTGTCGAAAACGGATTGTCCATCAGCTTCCAGTCCGGACGATGGGCAAGGATGTCGGAGCCGATCAGCCCCCGGAGCGGCAGGAAGGGAATACCTTTTTCCGCAGCCTGAAGACCGGCATGAATGGCCGGGCAGGTGGCATCACGCATCACAAGGTCACCGGCTTTGAAGGCTGCGACGAACCGGGGCGCGGCACCATATTCGCCAAGCGTCATGGCTGCGGCCTCAACCGCCTGAACGCAATCAGCCCCGATCATCATATCAGCCTGAAACCCGCCACTGGGAACGCCAACAAGCCGCAGATCACGTGCGCCCCTGCGTATCAGGGCGCGGACAGCTTCCATGGCGCAGCCGCTGTAATCGGGCGGTATGGCCACCAGTGAGCCGTCAGGAATCGATTTGGCAATCTGTTCGATGGTCAGTGTCTGTGTCATTTCAGGAGAATAAGCGAAGGCCGAACCAGCGACAACAGCTTCGGCCCGGCGTGCAGTTTTTGAGACGTGTTCCAGCTATGCGCGAGAAGCATGGGGCATAAGCACGTTCTTCGCTTTATTGTCCTATCAATGAAACTTATATCTAGCGCATGATAAAGCGACCCAGCCTGGCTGTTCTGATCGCGTTAACGGCCGTTGGGCCGCTTGCGTTGAATATCTTCATGCCGTCGATGCCGCGCATCGCCGACGAACTTGGTGTGCCTTATGGCACAGTGCAATATGCACTAACCCTGTATCTCGTCGCGATTGCGGTGTCCCAGCTTTTTGTCGGTGCAATTTCAGACCGGTTCGGACGACGACCGGTAATGCTGGCCGGGATGGTTCTGTTTCTGGTTTCTACAGTGATTTGCGCTCTGGCCCGAAATATCGAAGTTTTGATTCTGGGTCGTATGCTGCAGGCCATCGGAGGGGCTACCGGGCTGGTGCTCGGGCGTGCGGTTGTACGTGACCTGTATGGCCGGGAGAAATCAGCCAGCATGATCGGTTATGTCACGATGGTGATGATGATCGTGCCGTTTCTGACGCCGACAATCGGCGGGTTTCTGGATGAATATTATGGCTGGCAGGCAAGCTTTGCCTTTGCCGGTGTTTTTGGCACTGCCGTTCTGATCTATGCCTGGTTTGCACTGCATGAAACCAAGTTCGACCGGCCGCAAAGCCTGAGCCTGTTCCAGACGTTTAATGGTATTGGCACGATTGCACGGCATCCGGCTTTCTGGGGCTATGCCCTGTTTGCGGGTTTGCTGTCGGGGATGTTCTTCTCGTTTCTGGCGGGCGCGCCCTACATCATGATTGAGCTTCTGAACCGTCCGCCCTCGGAATATGGCCTGATGTTCATGTTCCCGGCCTTTGGTTATATGGCGGGCAACTTTCTGACCGGGCGCCTGTCGGAACGTCTTGGTGCTGACCGGATGATGGTGATCGGCGCGATGCTGATGATTCTCGGGTCACTGACGATGGTCGGATTTGCTGCCGCCGGGGTGTTCACATCCTGGGCGATTTTCCTGCCGATGGTTCTGGTCTCGCTTGCCAACGGTCTCAGCCTGCCAAATGCGCTGGCCAGCGCACTCAGCATCCGTCCTGATCTGGCCGGAGCCGGGTCGGGGATGTGCGGTTTTCTGCAAATGGGAATTGGTGCCAGCGTGGCGCAGGTCGTTGGTCTGTTGCAGACAGATTCGCAGTGGCCAATGGTCGGTGTGATGGCAACGTCCGGGTTTCTTGCGGTCTGCTGCTATCTGCTGGGTGCGGCCTTCCGGCGGCGGGCGCGGATTGCCGTCCGTGCCCGGGAAGCCGCTTCAATGAGCGTGGTCGACTGAGTTGAAGACGGGCGGTTCAGCGGGATGTGAGTAACTGTCCCTCACGGCCTTCGAGCGTTTTTTCGCCGGCAACCTTAATAAAAATATCACCTGGCCGAACCAGCCGGTGGGCTCGCCGTCCAAAGACCACCCCCGTCTGACGGGTGGTGACTTCTGTCCTTTCGCCCGTTGTCGGGTCGAGAATTTCAGCGACAACAGTGCCGGCCTTCACCCGATCGCCGGGATCTGCCCTGAAACTGACAATGCCGGGTACCGGCGCTTCGATCATGTCGACGCCGGACAAAGGGGTGGCAGAAGAAACCGGCGCAGGCAGAGGGCCGGGGTCGCCGGAGAGCACACCCTGATGTTGCAGATAACGGAACAGGGCGTCTGCATCACGGGCGGCAAGATCGTCGGAGACGTCATGCTGGCCCCGCAGTTCCACCGTGCAGGCCAGACAGGCCGGAGGGATGGGAAGGTCCGGGAAACGGGCCTGTAGCTCCAGCCAGGGGGTGCTCAGGGCCTCGTCAAACGGCTCGCCACCGGATTTGTTGGCCAGCAAAGTGCATTCACTGGCCATCAGGCGATGCAGGTCTTCGGCTTGCGGCCAGTGTTCCTGCAAAAAATACAGATGCATGATGGATTCTGAATCGCAATGCAGGTCCAGTGCAATATCGGCTTCGCAAGACAGCCGCATCAGACGCAGGCGGAGTTCGTCAGCTTCATCCCGGATATCGTCGAGCGAGGCAAGATATCGCGCCATGGCACTCCGGATGCGGGCGACATTGCCTTCTGCTGACTGGGTCAGTTTTCCGTCAACCAGATCGCCGACAGGACCGGCTATATCCGGGTAATGACGGTTGAAGTTGCTACCGCTGTCCAGATCAAACCGGCCGATATGACTGCGGCTGATCCGCTGTGACAGACCAATGGGATTGGCGACCGGCACAATGACAATCTGGCCTTCCAGCATTCCCCGGGCATCGGCTTCATCCAGCTTTCGCATCAGATGATCAAGTACCAGCATTCCCGGCAGTTCATCGGCATGCAGCCCGGTCTGGAGATAGACGAATGGCCGTGCACTGGCGGCACGATATCGCACGACGGTCAGGTTGCGCTCTGTGCCGGGGCTGGCTTGTGGCAGGGGGATCTGGTCAACGGTTTTGGTCATGCGATCTGGCCTGTGGAAGTAATGCCCGATTTTGACCGGCAATCATCCGTCGGTGCAAGCGACAACGGCGTCAGGCTGTGCCGCCTGGAGGCAGGTCCGTGTAGAAGGCACTGTCGAAGCCGGCACGTTGCCGGGCCTCGTCATTGAAAGGGGGCTTCAGCCCGCCGCTGAAACGCTCGGTGACAAGACGT encodes:
- a CDS encoding DUF3047 domain-containing protein — protein: MRLTSSNRSLRHIAICVGLVTLLAACDSGIRQYAASPEGDIDFLTEDAAGRFVAGAEVRRRSGFFDSGLEGISFVRVDGKPAVKLSTPGNGGVIGLLTNQPLLATPYAAWQWHLTSGLTEADWLAMRSLGETDHPARVLVGFRLNGSGSNISPGYLGDELPPHDRAITIVWSTLSSPPGRIDRRGPYGRLTLRQGVGQFGEWQEENIDLSKIYGEIWPEDNLSQVNIAFLAVATRASNLTTESVIDGLRVYR
- a CDS encoding thioredoxin domain-containing protein, whose amino-acid sequence is MAAMLFTLVSVSPFSLAQADTLTDDQRKEIESLVEKYILDNPGIVMRAIEKLREQQRQAEEQQRMSAISGSGNDLRSDPITPPGGNPDGEVTVVEFFDYNCGYCKRVSPTVAALIEGNRDVKVIYKEFPILGDASIEAAKGAMAAVRQGKYHEMHEGLMNHRGRVTAATVMSVAKALGLDTEQLDRDMKDPEIQSAIERNYALAQNLGITGTPAFVIGNKLVPGAASLETLEELVKEVRKGS
- a CDS encoding type III PLP-dependent enzyme, whose amino-acid sequence is MTPKIEDFLKNEKPATPFLVVDLDVVEANYVGLRDALPVAQIFYAVKANPAEPILQRLIALGSCFDTASIHEIDSCLAAGALPENISYGNTIKKARDIARAYDRGVRLFAFDSEAELLKLAEHAPGSRVFCRLLISNQGADWPLSRKFGCETDMAKDLMVKARDLGLEPYGISFHIGSQQTDLSQWDIAIGKTAMVFTGLREAGINLKMVNLGGGFPAQYRTAIPTIDDYAHAIMAAMTNHFGNDLPHIIVEPGRSIPGDAGLIDSEVVLISTKSYEDETRWVYLDIGLFGGLAETMGEAIKYRIRTPHDGKPDGLVAIAGPTCDGADIMYEKCGYRLPKALEVGDHIQLLSTGAYTTSYSAVNFNGFPPLRAYYI
- the aroQ gene encoding type II 3-dehydroquinate dehydratase is translated as MVVPRVLVLNGPNLNLLGLREPGIYGGKSLPDIEADCRAHGRKVGLDIDFRQTNHEGVLVDWLQELAGDKDGAVLNAGAYTHTSVAIHDAIRAVAKPVIEVHISNVHARETFRHHSYISGASAGVLAGFGPFGYIMALDAMAHILLTGTKTASA
- a CDS encoding acetyl-CoA carboxylase biotin carboxyl carrier protein yields the protein MSKKDINEEAIHRLAALLDEHELTEIEYEDEDFSIKVRREPAPVIAGGMHAQPATYAAPVQMPSDPAAPVKAAPAGDPVSSPMVGVIYRRAEPGAPEFCKVGDQVSEGDTLFLIEAMKTFNPVRAPRSGKVVSILVDDGSAVEFGELLLTLE
- the accC gene encoding acetyl-CoA carboxylase biotin carboxylase subunit; amino-acid sequence: MFDKVLIANRGEIALRILRACKEMGIRTVAVHSTADSTAMHVRLADEAVCIGPPAAKLSYLNMPAILTAAMVTGADAIHPGYGFLSENADFAQMVEDHGIAFIGPTAEHIRRMGDKVEAKKTAEALGIPVVPGSPGEVTSVEEAERLGAEMGYPVLVKAAAGGGGRGMKVVPNASEMASAFQTTRKEAEAAFGSAAVYIEKFLGQPRHIEIQVLCDHHGNAVHLGERDCSLQRRHQKVLEEAPSPALNAEQRARIGDTVAAAMRKMGYRGVGTIEFLYENGEFFFIEMNTRLQVEHPVTEAVTGLDLVREQIRVATGAPLGYTQADIVIQGHAIECRINAENPDTFAPSPGTIGEYHAPGGLGVRVDSGIYSGYSIPPHYDSMVAKLIVSGRTRNECLMRLRRSLDEYVIGGIQTTIPLHQRLVQNPDFQNGEYDIRWLEHFVGLSASLG
- the sbmA gene encoding peptide antibiotic transporter SbmA, whose amino-acid sequence is MFRSFFLDRRWALWSWIGGAVIIFVTWYKVELDVEINEWFGSFYDIIQKALGTPGAITAGEYYLQLATFGKIAGLYILIAVLIEFFTKHWIFRWRTAMNNFYMSHWQYLRHIEGASQRVQEDTMRFARIMEGLGISFVRSILTLIAFLPILWELSKKVTELPVIGHVDHALIYVAILFAIGGTVLLAVVGVKLPGLEFNNQKVEAAYRKELVFGEDNAERADPPTVRDLFGNVRKNYFRLFFHYMYFDVAKWSYLQFGVLVPYVALGPTIIAGAFTLGVMQQIIRAFGRVESSFQFLVNSWTTIVELLSVYKRLRAFEAEINAGVRADPAYMDAD
- a CDS encoding CoA synthetase, which gives rise to MSEIRREELLISVIADMLQDLNHVAVGALSPIPGAAALLARARSKGRLRVSLLGSQTHNPFTDGGKELFDCAAQGRIDAFFLSGGQIDGEANINLVGVGDYPSLDVRWNGSFGSTYLYFLIPRVILFREEHTPRVFVPKVDFISAPGVSESGTYRTGGPYALVTGRCVFNFDKTERRFRLASLHEGESIDSIREATGFTFDHGKDVPPTSLPDNDSLSLLRGQVADEIAETYPEFASRVFG
- a CDS encoding CoA synthetase, encoding MTQTLTIEQIAKSIPDGSLVAIPPDYSGCAMEAVRALIRRGARDLRLVGVPSGGFQADMMIGADCVQAVEAAAMTLGEYGAAPRFVAAFKAGDLVMRDATCPAIHAGLQAAEKGIPFLPLRGLIGSDILAHRPDWKLMDNPFSTVDDKLVALPAIQPDVALFHAAKADKRGNVWIGVRRELMLMAHAARQTLVTVEEIVDEDLLADPVIAAGTIPGLYITGIAEARNGAWPVGLPGCYPPDHTHLADYAAMARTEDGFADYMQQHILTAPAAA
- a CDS encoding Bcr/CflA family efflux MFS transporter, whose translation is MIKRPSLAVLIALTAVGPLALNIFMPSMPRIADELGVPYGTVQYALTLYLVAIAVSQLFVGAISDRFGRRPVMLAGMVLFLVSTVICALARNIEVLILGRMLQAIGGATGLVLGRAVVRDLYGREKSASMIGYVTMVMMIVPFLTPTIGGFLDEYYGWQASFAFAGVFGTAVLIYAWFALHETKFDRPQSLSLFQTFNGIGTIARHPAFWGYALFAGLLSGMFFSFLAGAPYIMIELLNRPPSEYGLMFMFPAFGYMAGNFLTGRLSERLGADRMMVIGAMLMILGSLTMVGFAAAGVFTSWAIFLPMVLVSLANGLSLPNALASALSIRPDLAGAGSGMCGFLQMGIGASVAQVVGLLQTDSQWPMVGVMATSGFLAVCCYLLGAAFRRRARIAVRAREAASMSVVD